The window CCTGGCCCGCTACCCCCTCTTCTGCGCCGTGGATGCGGATAGCCTCCTGGATGCCCAGGCCCTCCTTCGGGCGAGCCGGCTTTTCCTGGAGGACAACCGCGTTTCGGCCGTGGGGGGGACCATACGGCCCCTAAACGGGGCGGTGGTGCGGGAGGGCGTGGTGGAGGCCCTGCACCTTCCCCGGGGCTTTCTGGAGAAGATGCAAATCGTGGAGTACGCCCGGGCCTTTTTCATGGGCCGGGCGGGCTGGAGCGCCATGGGAGCCCTGCTCATCATCTCGGGAGCCTTTGGCCTTTTCCGCCGGGAGGAGGCCCTGAGGGTTGGGGGGTACCGCACGGACACCGTGGGGGAGGACATGGAGCTGGTGGTGCGCCTTCACCGCCGGGCCCGGGAGGAGGGGCGGGAGTACCGCATCGTGTACACCCCGGATCCCATCTGCTACACCGAGGTGCCCGCAGACTGGGCCACCCTTAGGAAGCAACGGAACCGCTGGCACCGGGGGCTATGGGAGGTGCTCTGGAACCACCGGGTGATGCTCTTCAACCCCCGCTATGGCCGGCTCGGCCTTTTGGCCATGCCCTATTTCGTCCTCTTCGAGGCCCTGGCCCCGGTGGTGGAGGTTTTGGGGTATGTGCTTTTCCCGGTTTTCTACCTCCTCGGCCTTTTCAATGCGGAGTTTGCCTTCCTCTTCTTTCTCCTGGCCGTGGCCTACGGGGTGCTTCTTTCCCAGCTGGCGGTGGGCATGGAGACCTTGCTTCTCAAGCGCTATCCCCGGCTAAGGGACCGCCTGGCGCTCCTACTCTTGGCGATCCTCGAGGGCCTGGGCTACCGCCAGATCCTGGCCTGGGAGCGTTTTCTCGCCACCTTCCAGGTCTGGCGGAAACGGGGGGTCTGGGGGGAGATGCGGCGCAAGGGGTTAGAGTCTGCGTAAGCGGAGGGCCACCCCAAGGCGCAAGGCTAGGGAAAGGAGGATGGGGAAGTGGTAAGGGCTTGGCCCCAGGCCCAGGCTGGCGGCGCTTCCCGCCAGCAGGCTTCCCAAAAGCCCTCCCAGGCCCAGGGCCAGCCAGAAGAGGACCAGGTAGCCGTTTCTGGCTTCCCTGGGGGCGTGGGCCAAGGCCGCATTGGCCAAGGCGGTTCCGAGACCGCTCCAGGCCAGGGCATCGGCGAGGGAGGAAAGCCAGATGGGCCAGGGGAAGGCCTTGGACCCCGAAAGCCAGAGGAGGGGCATCACGGCGGCCACCATCCCCGTGCGGAAGAGGACGGCTTTGTGACCTTCCCGGTCCGCCATCCGGCCCCACATGGGTCCGAAGAGGAGGCCGCTTGAGGCGGAGATCACCGTCCAAAGACCCACCTCGGTCATGGAGAGGCCACCCACCTGTACGAAGTAGGGGATGACGTAGGGTCCTCCCACCATGACCGCCCCGTACCAGAGAAAAACCAGGCCTAGGTAGCGCCGGTAGGCCAGGTCCTGCCAGGCGATCCCGAGAGCCTTTCGGGCGGGAGGGGCGGGGGATTCCGAAGGCTCGCTTTGGAGGCGGAGCAGCAAGACGGAAAGAAGCCCGGCCCCCACCCCCAGAAGGAGAACAACCTGGTAGCCCAGGGGTGAAGGAAGGCGGTCGGCCACCATACCCCCCATGAGGTTCCCCAGGGTGCCCACCAGGCCCAAGAGGGCGTTTCTGAAGCCGAAGTAGCGTCCCCGCCTTTCCTCGGCCACCAGGTCCGCCATCCAGGAGAGCCAGAGGACCCCCACCGGGGCAGCCAGAAGCTGGGAGAGGCCGGCAAAAAGAAGAAGGGTCGGCACCCTCAAGCCTTCCGGCAAAAAGGCGGCCAGGGTAGCGGGCAGGAAGAGCATCCGGGCCAAAAAGTTGAGCCGCACCGCCAGGGCCTTGCGGCTTCCCCTCAGGGAAAGGGCCAGGGGGGTTAGGAGCTGGGCCAGGAAGGGAAGGGCTCCCAGAAGGGCCAAGGCTTGGGGGGAAGCGCCCAGGGCCAGGGCATACCCGGTGACGATCACCCCCGTGCTCCAGTTGAGGAAGAGGATGGCCAAGACGCCTTCCCATAGGGAGAGCTTTAGGGAGCGCCCCGGTTCCACCCCATGATTATCCTTGAACCCGATAAAATTTCCCCTATGGAGACCGCCATCACCCGCATGCTGGGTATCCGCTACCCTATCGTGGCCGCCCCCATGTTCCTGGTTTCCGGGGCCAGGCTCCTTCAGGCGGTGGCCGAGGCGGGGGCCATCGGGGTCATTCCCAGCCTCAACTTCCGCACCCACGCTGGCTTTCGGGAGTTTTTGGAGACCTTTCCCCCAGGGCTTCCCTTCGGGGTGAACCTCATCCTTAAGGATAACCCCCGCCTCGAGGAGGACCTGGAGGCGGTGGCCGAGCGAAGGGTGCCTTTGGTGGTCACCTCCTTGGGGGACCCCACCCGGGTGGTGGAGCGGGTCAAGGCCTATGGCGGCGTGGTTTGGTGCGATGTGGTGGGTTTAAGGCACGGGAGAAAGGCGGTGGAGGCCGGGGCCGACGCCCTGGTGGCGGTGGCCGCTGGGGCTGGGGGGCATGCCGGGATGGTGAGCCCCTTTGTCCTAGGGCCCTGGCTTAGGGAGGAGCTCGGGGTACCCGTGCTCATCGCTGGGGGCATCGCCACGGGAAGGCAGCTCCTCGCCGCCTTGGCCCTGGGGGATGGTGCCTATATCGGCACCCGCTTCATCGCCACCCTGGAGTCCGAGGCTCCCCTGGAGTACAAGGAAGCTCTTTTGAGGGCTACTCCTGAGGACATCCAGTACACCCCGGAGGTCACCGGGGTGCCCGCCAACTTCCTCCGGGAATCCCTGGAGCGCTTCCGCCAGGGTGGGGGTAAGGCCTGGAAGGAAGTCTATTCCGCCGGGCACGGGGTGGCCTTCATTCGGGATCTCCCTTCCGCCAAGGAGGTGGTGGTCCGGCTGGTGGCCGAGTACCAGGAGGCCAAGCAAAGCCTGCCCTGATCATATATACTGGGAGCTTTCGTGAGGATGCTTACCGCCGTGCGCGCCTTTTGTGCCTTCATCCTCTCCCTAGGTTTGGCCTACGCCCAGTACGACCTGGTGGTTTACGGGGCTACCCCCCAAGGGGTGACGGCAGCGGTGGCTGCAGCCCAGGAGGGTCTTAAGGTCCTCCTCCTGGAACCCGGGCGGGGGGTAGGAGGGGTCCTCACTCAAGGGTGGCTGGCTACCCTGGACCTGGCCAAGGACCGAGAGGGTCTCCTCCAGGGAGGGCTTTTTCGTGACTTCTACCGCCGTATCGGGCAGGAGCCTTCCTTTGACGTGAGGCGGGCGGAGGAAGCCTTATGGGCCATGCTCCGGGAGGCGGGGGTGGAGGTTCGGTTGCAGGCGCCCCTGGACCGGGTGGAGGTAGAAGCGGGCCGCCTGACCCTGGTGGCAATCCCCGAGGGCCCCGTTCAGGCCCCCTACTTCGTGGATGCCACCGATACCGCGGAGCTCGCCTTTCGCGCCGGGGCCAGCTTCACCCAGGGGAGGGAGGATACGGGTCTGGACCAGAGGAGCATGGCGGCCACCTTGGTCTTCCGGTTGGAGGGGGTTCCCTGGGGTGCCGTCTTTCTGGCCCTCAACTACGAGGGCCAGGTGCAGCGTACGGGGGCGGGGGCCTGGGGGAGGAGCGGCTGGGGTTTTGGAAGTCTGGTGCGGGGTTACCTACCCTCCGATCCCAGCCGCTATGCCCTCCGGGGCTTGAACCTGGCCCGCCAGGACGACGGGAGCCTGCTGGTCAACGCCCTTCTCCTCTTTGGGGTGGAGGGGGCGGATCCTTTGAGCCTGGAGCGCATGCGCCTGGAAGCGGCCCTCGAGGCCGAGCGGGTGGTGGCCTACCTGCGGGAGAAGGATCCCCTCCTCTTTGGCACCGCCCGCCTGGCCGGGGTGGCCCCTAGTCTCTACATCCGGGAAAGCCGCCATCTGAAGGCCCTTTACCGCTTGAAGGCTGAAGAAGTCCTCCTGGGCCGGACCTTTCCCGATGCCGTGGCTCTAGGGGGGTACCCCTTGGACGGCCAGGTCTACTTTCCGGGGGAAACCCCTTACCTTTTGGGTACCCCAGCACCCTACGGGGTGCCCTTCCGGAGCCTGGTGCCCCAGGAGTTGCGAAACCTCCTGGTGGTTTCCCAGGCGGCAGGGTTTGACAGCGTGGCCGCCTTTTCCGCCCGGGTGGTTCCGTTGCAGATGGCCTTGGGGGAGGCAGCAGGGGTGGCGGTGGCCCTCTTGCGCAAGGCTCCCCAGGCAGGGCTTACCAGGGTGCCCCTAGCTGACTTTCACCAGCTTGCCGCAAGCGGGCACGGCCTCGAGGCCCTACGCAAGCGGCTTGCCCAAAGGGGGGCCAGGCTTTCCTCCCCGGAGGGAGGCCGGGTGGAGGCGGAAGGGCCGGGGTACCGGGAGGCGGTGGCCCTCCTGAGGCGGGGGCTCTTCGCCGGACCCTACTACCTGAAAGGCTCCTTGGGCCTTTCCGAACCCGTTCTCCTGGGGGATTTTTTGGCCAACCTGGAGCACTACTACCGGGCAAAAGGGCCTGAGGAGCGCCTTAGGGTGGTGTTGAAGGCCAGGGAGCTTTTCCGGGAAGAACTGCAAAAGCCCTTGAAGCGGTTCATCCTGAACCAGCTCTTGCAGGCGTTGGGGGAGGGCAAGCTTTCGGGTGCCGATCCCGTGACGCGGAGAGAGGCGGCCCTGCTCCTCTACCGGCTTCTGCCATAATTCTACCGGCTTCTGCCATAATGGTCTAAAGTGCTAGCTATCTTGCTCCTCCCCGAGTTTTCCGAGCTGGAGGCGGCCCTAGCCCTCGAGGCGGCCAAGCGCCTGGGGCTTCCTGCCTATACCGTGGCCAAGGGCCGGAAGGGAACCCCAGCCCTGGCGGGTTCCGTTTGGACCCCCACCTACGCCTTCCCTGCGGCCCCGCCCCCGGAAGCCCTCCTCATCCCAGGGGCTAAAAGGCCGGGCCGGATGGCCCGGGATCCCTCCTATGTGGCCTTCGTGGAGGAGGTATGGGAGGGGTTAGAGGCAGTGTTTCTAGGCTTTAACGCCCATCTCTTCCTGGCCGAGGTGGGAAGGCTTCCTTCCCGGGTGGTGGCTCCAGGGGAAGTGGCCCAAGCCTTGGCCAAGCAGGGCTATCAGGTGGCGGATGGTTCCTTCCACCGGGAGGCCAAGGTCTATACCACCCTGGGGGGGTTGTCCCTGCTTAGGGCCTTAGAAGATTGGGCGCAAAAAGCGATTGAACTTTGAGTTTATACGGTAGTACACTACCCCCATGACCGTGAGGGAGTATCAGAAGAAGCGCCGACGGGAGCGTATCTTCCAGGCAGCCATGGCTCTTTTCCGTCAGCGGGGCTTCCGGGAGACCACCGCCACCGATATCGCCAAGGCGGCTCATGTGTCCCGGGGTACGTTCTTCAACTACTACCCCTATAAGGAAGCCGTGCTCCTGGAGTACGGGAGCCTGCTTTTGGCGGACCTCAGAGAGGAGATAAGGCGGCGCCTGGCCCAGGAGGAGGATCCCATGGCTCTCCTCCGTTTCCTCTTCCAGAGGCTCGCCGCCTTTACCCAGGCGGAAAAGGACCTTCTTTTACCCCTTCTCTACGAGCTTTTAAACCCCGATCCCGTCCGGGCCAAGGCCGCCTTCCTGGCCCTGCCTTTAGGGGATTTGATCGCCGAGATCCTAAAGCCCTTGCGGGAAAAGGGGGTGGTGCGGCAGGACCTTTCCTTGGAGCGCATGGGCCGCACCTTGGCCGACCTTTACTTCCTCGCCGCCTTGCGCTGGGCCGCCTATACCCCTAACCGGGATTTCGGGGAGGAGGTGGAGAAATCCCTGTCCTTGGCCCTGGAGGGGATTCTGGCCCGAAGCCAGCCCGCCCAGGTTGTCAGGAAATCCGCCAAAGCCAAGGCTTAGTCCGCGGCCACCTTCAGCCTCTCGGCGATCTCGGGGATTTTGGCCAAAAAGACCCCCGTGGGGCTTCCCGTGAGGGCCACCTCCTCCGGGGTACCCTCGGCCACGATCTCCCCGCCCCGGTCGCCCCCCTCGGGGCCCAGGTCAATCACCCAGTCTGCGGTCTTCACCACATCCAGGTTGTGCTCGATGACCACCACGGTGTTGCCGGCGTCCACCAGGCGGTGGAGCACGTTGAGAAGCTTGGCTACGTCGTCAAAGTGGAGGCCGGTGGTGGGCTCGTCCAGGATGTAAAGGGTGCGGCCTGTGGCCTTGCGGCCCAGCTCCGTGGCCAGCTTGATCCTTTGGGCCTCGCCCCCCGAAAGGGTGGGGGAAGGCTGGCCCAAACGCATGTAGCCCAGGCCCACGTCCACCATGAGCTGGAGCTTTCGGGCGATGGTGGGAACGTTCTGGAAAAACTCCAGGGCTTCCTCGGCGGTCATGTCCAGGACGTCGGCGATGCTCTTGCCCCTTAGCTTGACCTCGAGGGTCTCCTTGTTGTAGCGCTTACCCTTGCACACCTCGCAGGGCACGTAGAGGTCAGGCAAAAAGAGCATCTCGATCTTCACCGTGCCGTCGCCCCCGCAGGCCTCGCACCG of the Thermus antranikianii DSM 12462 genome contains:
- a CDS encoding glycosyltransferase family 2 protein translates to MNLLLDFLFLYQVVILWYFALLNLFYALFAFFGLGMVARYARELSELSLKDLLEREAYLPVSILVPTYNEEKTIAHSVRSFLSLHYPEFEVIVVADGPKDRTLEVLKEAFRLVEVEWVYRRALPTKPVRAVYRSLVYPNLIVVDKENGGKADALNAGLNLARYPLFCAVDADSLLDAQALLRASRLFLEDNRVSAVGGTIRPLNGAVVREGVVEALHLPRGFLEKMQIVEYARAFFMGRAGWSAMGALLIISGAFGLFRREEALRVGGYRTDTVGEDMELVVRLHRRAREEGREYRIVYTPDPICYTEVPADWATLRKQRNRWHRGLWEVLWNHRVMLFNPRYGRLGLLAMPYFVLFEALAPVVEVLGYVLFPVFYLLGLFNAEFAFLFFLLAVAYGVLLSQLAVGMETLLLKRYPRLRDRLALLLLAILEGLGYRQILAWERFLATFQVWRKRGVWGEMRRKGLESA
- a CDS encoding NAD(P)H-dependent flavin oxidoreductase, with the protein product METAITRMLGIRYPIVAAPMFLVSGARLLQAVAEAGAIGVIPSLNFRTHAGFREFLETFPPGLPFGVNLILKDNPRLEEDLEAVAERRVPLVVTSLGDPTRVVERVKAYGGVVWCDVVGLRHGRKAVEAGADALVAVAAGAGGHAGMVSPFVLGPWLREELGVPVLIAGGIATGRQLLAALALGDGAYIGTRFIATLESEAPLEYKEALLRATPEDIQYTPEVTGVPANFLRESLERFRQGGGKAWKEVYSAGHGVAFIRDLPSAKEVVVRLVAEYQEAKQSLP
- a CDS encoding MFS transporter, with product MEPGRSLKLSLWEGVLAILFLNWSTGVIVTGYALALGASPQALALLGALPFLAQLLTPLALSLRGSRKALAVRLNFLARMLFLPATLAAFLPEGLRVPTLLLFAGLSQLLAAPVGVLWLSWMADLVAEERRGRYFGFRNALLGLVGTLGNLMGGMVADRLPSPLGYQVVLLLGVGAGLLSVLLLRLQSEPSESPAPPARKALGIAWQDLAYRRYLGLVFLWYGAVMVGGPYVIPYFVQVGGLSMTEVGLWTVISASSGLLFGPMWGRMADREGHKAVLFRTGMVAAVMPLLWLSGSKAFPWPIWLSSLADALAWSGLGTALANAALAHAPREARNGYLVLFWLALGLGGLLGSLLAGSAASLGLGPSPYHFPILLSLALRLGVALRLRRL
- a CDS encoding FAD-dependent oxidoreductase → MLTAVRAFCAFILSLGLAYAQYDLVVYGATPQGVTAAVAAAQEGLKVLLLEPGRGVGGVLTQGWLATLDLAKDREGLLQGGLFRDFYRRIGQEPSFDVRRAEEALWAMLREAGVEVRLQAPLDRVEVEAGRLTLVAIPEGPVQAPYFVDATDTAELAFRAGASFTQGREDTGLDQRSMAATLVFRLEGVPWGAVFLALNYEGQVQRTGAGAWGRSGWGFGSLVRGYLPSDPSRYALRGLNLARQDDGSLLVNALLLFGVEGADPLSLERMRLEAALEAERVVAYLREKDPLLFGTARLAGVAPSLYIRESRHLKALYRLKAEEVLLGRTFPDAVALGGYPLDGQVYFPGETPYLLGTPAPYGVPFRSLVPQELRNLLVVSQAAGFDSVAAFSARVVPLQMALGEAAGVAVALLRKAPQAGLTRVPLADFHQLAASGHGLEALRKRLAQRGARLSSPEGGRVEAEGPGYREAVALLRRGLFAGPYYLKGSLGLSEPVLLGDFLANLEHYYRAKGPEERLRVVLKARELFREELQKPLKRFILNQLLQALGEGKLSGADPVTRREAALLLYRLLP
- a CDS encoding DJ-1/PfpI family protein, translating into MLAILLLPEFSELEAALALEAAKRLGLPAYTVAKGRKGTPALAGSVWTPTYAFPAAPPPEALLIPGAKRPGRMARDPSYVAFVEEVWEGLEAVFLGFNAHLFLAEVGRLPSRVVAPGEVAQALAKQGYQVADGSFHREAKVYTTLGGLSLLRALEDWAQKAIEL
- a CDS encoding TetR/AcrR family transcriptional regulator; the protein is MTVREYQKKRRRERIFQAAMALFRQRGFRETTATDIAKAAHVSRGTFFNYYPYKEAVLLEYGSLLLADLREEIRRRLAQEEDPMALLRFLFQRLAAFTQAEKDLLLPLLYELLNPDPVRAKAAFLALPLGDLIAEILKPLREKGVVRQDLSLERMGRTLADLYFLAALRWAAYTPNRDFGEEVEKSLSLALEGILARSQPAQVVRKSAKAKA